One genomic window of Bacillus mycoides includes the following:
- the murB gene encoding UDP-N-acetylmuramate dehydrogenase, with protein MEQLVKELLEANVGHVLVNEPLARYTTMKIGGPADILIVPKHVAGIEKTLELVKKYKTGWTAIGRGSNLLVSDQGIEGVVIRLGEGLDHLEVEKHRVRVGAGYPLIKLSTLLSRQGLAGLEFASGIPGSVGGAVYMNAGAHKSDISSVLTKARILFENGTINWLTNTEMGFSYRTSVLQMKRPGIVLEAEFQLEVGEREEIVRSMQKNKEYRRETQPWNHPCAGSIFRNPVPYFAGDLIEKAGLRGYKIGGAQISEMHGNFIVNTGVASAQDVLDLIALIKHTIKDKFGVDMHTEVEIIGR; from the coding sequence ATGGAACAATTAGTAAAAGAGCTTTTAGAAGCAAATGTTGGCCATGTGTTAGTTAATGAACCGTTAGCGCGTTACACGACTATGAAAATAGGCGGACCAGCTGATATTTTAATTGTGCCAAAGCATGTTGCTGGTATTGAGAAGACGTTAGAGTTAGTAAAGAAGTACAAGACAGGGTGGACTGCAATTGGTCGTGGTTCAAACCTTCTCGTATCTGATCAAGGTATAGAAGGTGTGGTTATTCGTTTAGGAGAAGGATTAGATCACTTAGAAGTCGAAAAACATAGAGTAAGAGTTGGTGCTGGATACCCCCTTATTAAATTGTCAACTTTACTTAGTCGACAGGGATTAGCTGGCTTGGAATTTGCAAGTGGTATTCCAGGAAGTGTTGGCGGTGCAGTGTATATGAATGCAGGTGCTCATAAGTCCGACATATCGAGTGTATTAACGAAAGCTCGTATTTTGTTTGAAAATGGAACAATTAATTGGTTGACGAATACCGAAATGGGATTTTCTTATCGCACATCTGTATTGCAAATGAAACGCCCTGGTATTGTTTTAGAAGCTGAATTCCAATTGGAGGTAGGCGAACGCGAGGAAATTGTAAGAAGCATGCAAAAGAATAAAGAGTATCGCCGTGAAACGCAACCTTGGAATCACCCTTGTGCAGGAAGTATATTTCGAAATCCAGTCCCATATTTTGCAGGAGATTTAATAGAAAAAGCAGGGCTTCGTGGCTATAAGATAGGTGGAGCTCAAATTTCTGAAATGCATGGAAATTTTATTGTTAATACTGGTGTGGCTTCAGCACAAGATGTATTAGACTTGATCGCATTGATAAAGCATACAATTAAGGATAAATTTGGTGTCGATATGCATACAGAAGTAGAAATAATTGGAAGATAA
- the sigE gene encoding RNA polymerase sporulation sigma factor SigE produces the protein MVKFKFYLVYLWYKVLLKLGIKTDEIYYIGGSEALPPPLTKDEEAVLLNKLPNGDQAARSMLIERNLRLVVYIARKFENTGINIEDLISIGTIGLIKAVNTFNPEKKIKLATYASRCIENEILMHLRRNNKNRSEVSFDEPLNIDWDGNELLLSDVLGTDDDIITKDLEATVDRHLLMKALHQLNDREKQIMELRFGLAGGEEKTQKDVADMLGISQSYISRLEKRIIKRLRKEFNKMV, from the coding sequence ATGGTGAAATTTAAATTTTATTTGGTATACCTTTGGTATAAAGTATTGCTGAAATTAGGAATTAAGACCGATGAAATTTATTATATTGGCGGAAGTGAAGCGTTGCCACCGCCGTTAACGAAAGACGAAGAGGCAGTTCTTTTGAATAAATTACCAAATGGAGATCAAGCTGCCAGGTCGATGCTTATTGAACGTAATCTACGGCTTGTTGTATATATAGCAAGAAAATTTGAAAATACAGGGATAAATATTGAGGATTTGATTAGTATAGGAACAATTGGTCTTATTAAGGCAGTGAATACATTTAATCCAGAAAAGAAAATTAAATTAGCAACATATGCATCTCGTTGTATAGAAAATGAAATTTTAATGCATTTGCGTCGAAATAATAAAAATCGTTCGGAAGTTTCTTTTGATGAACCGCTTAACATTGATTGGGACGGAAATGAACTGTTATTATCAGATGTGTTAGGTACAGATGATGACATTATTACAAAAGATTTAGAAGCTACTGTAGATCGTCATCTTTTAATGAAAGCATTGCATCAATTAAATGATCGTGAAAAACAAATTATGGAGCTTCGGTTTGGACTCGCTGGTGGCGAAGAGAAGACACAAAAAGATGTGGCTGATATGCTTGGAATTTCACAGTCATATATTTCTCGTTTGGAAAAAAGAATTATAAAAAGATTACGAAAAGAATTTAATAAAATGGTGTGA
- the spoVE gene encoding stage V sporulation protein E has product MKKTPDFILIIVTLALLTIGMIMVYSASAVWASYKMGDSFFFAKRQLLFASLGVVAMFSLMKIDYWVWRTYSKVILLVCFVLLILVLIPGVGLVRGGARSWIGIGAFSIQPSEFMKFAMIIFLAKFLAERQKLITSFKRGLLPALSFVFLAFGMIMLQPDLGTGTVMVGTCIIMIFISGARVFHFAMFGLLGAAGFVGLIASAPYRMKRITSYLDPWSDPLGSGFQIIQSLLAIGPGGLFGLGLGQSRQKFLYLPEPQTDFIFAILSEELGFIGGSFVLLLFSLLLWRGIRIALGAPDLYGTFLAVGIVAMIAIQVMINVGVVTGLMPVTGITLPFLSYGGSSLTLMLMAVGVLLNISRHSRY; this is encoded by the coding sequence ATGAAGAAAACGCCTGATTTTATTCTCATCATCGTTACACTTGCGTTGTTAACAATCGGAATGATTATGGTTTATAGTGCGAGTGCGGTTTGGGCCTCTTATAAAATGGGGGATTCATTCTTTTTTGCAAAAAGACAATTGTTATTTGCAAGTCTTGGGGTAGTAGCTATGTTTTCTCTCATGAAAATTGATTATTGGGTGTGGCGTACGTATTCAAAAGTAATTTTACTAGTTTGTTTCGTTCTTCTTATTCTCGTTCTTATTCCTGGAGTAGGCCTCGTTCGTGGGGGAGCGCGAAGTTGGATTGGAATCGGAGCATTTTCTATCCAACCGTCAGAGTTTATGAAATTCGCGATGATTATTTTCTTAGCAAAATTTTTAGCGGAACGACAAAAATTAATTACATCGTTTAAACGAGGTTTGCTACCGGCTCTTAGTTTTGTATTTCTTGCTTTTGGGATGATTATGTTACAACCAGATCTTGGTACGGGAACGGTAATGGTTGGGACATGTATTATTATGATATTCATTTCGGGAGCAAGGGTTTTTCACTTTGCAATGTTTGGTTTGCTTGGTGCAGCGGGATTTGTAGGGTTAATTGCATCAGCACCATATCGAATGAAACGCATTACATCATATTTAGATCCGTGGTCGGATCCGCTCGGAAGTGGATTTCAAATTATCCAATCGTTACTCGCAATTGGACCTGGTGGTTTATTTGGGCTTGGACTTGGACAAAGTAGACAAAAATTTCTTTATTTACCTGAACCACAAACAGACTTTATATTTGCAATCTTATCCGAGGAATTAGGTTTTATTGGTGGTTCATTTGTGTTATTATTATTTAGTCTATTATTATGGCGCGGGATTCGTATAGCATTAGGAGCGCCAGATTTATATGGTACGTTTTTAGCAGTAGGTATTGTGGCGATGATTGCGATTCAAGTAATGATTAATGTAGGTGTTGTAACAGGACTGATGCCTGTTACGGGTATTACTTTGCCGTTTTTAAGTTATGGTGGATCAAGTTTGACCTTAATGTTAATGGCAGTAGGTGTATTATTGAATATAAGTCGCCATTCTCGCTATTAA
- the spoIIGA gene encoding sigma-E processing peptidase SpoIIGA, with amino-acid sequence MVVYADIVWLLNACIDFLLLLLTATVLKKRIKRWRLVLGAFIGSTIVIFAFTPFASMMTHPIMKLLYSLLIVYTAFGFSTFRNYAQTVFTFYFVTFMVGGGLIGTHYFLQTNEMVNGLVQSKSVSYGDPISWLFVIFGFPVIYYFSKKRIESVEVTKIHYDQIVKVKIQLAGEELELAGLIDSGNQLYDPLTKTPVMIMHISSLEHCLPAWLTEQIYSKTEIPQIPENDSGWATKLRLIPFRAVGVENQFLWAIKPDCVQVYHEGLVVVNKVLIGLNTQQLSTNGEYQCIVHPKMLISQKMVIA; translated from the coding sequence TTGGTTGTTTACGCCGACATTGTTTGGTTGTTAAACGCCTGCATTGATTTTCTTTTACTTTTATTAACAGCCACCGTGTTAAAAAAGAGAATCAAAAGATGGAGGCTTGTGTTAGGGGCATTTATAGGTTCAACTATTGTTATTTTCGCCTTTACGCCTTTTGCTTCTATGATGACACATCCAATTATGAAACTATTGTATTCGTTACTTATTGTGTATACAGCATTTGGGTTTTCAACATTTAGAAATTATGCACAAACTGTTTTTACTTTCTATTTTGTAACCTTTATGGTTGGTGGAGGATTAATTGGAACGCATTACTTTTTGCAAACGAACGAAATGGTAAATGGGTTAGTTCAATCTAAATCAGTTTCTTACGGTGATCCAATTAGTTGGTTGTTTGTTATTTTTGGTTTTCCAGTAATTTATTATTTTTCTAAAAAGCGTATAGAAAGCGTAGAGGTCACAAAGATACACTATGATCAAATCGTGAAAGTGAAAATTCAATTAGCTGGAGAGGAACTAGAACTAGCAGGTCTAATTGATAGTGGGAACCAACTTTATGACCCGTTAACAAAAACACCCGTTATGATTATGCATATTTCATCATTAGAACATTGTTTGCCAGCTTGGTTAACAGAACAAATTTATTCCAAAACAGAAATTCCTCAAATACCAGAAAATGATTCTGGGTGGGCGACGAAACTACGTTTAATTCCTTTCCGAGCAGTAGGAGTAGAGAATCAATTTTTATGGGCAATTAAGCCAGATTGTGTGCAAGTTTATCATGAAGGTTTGGTTGTTGTAAACAAAGTACTGATTGGATTAAATACACAACAATTATCTACCAATGGAGAGTATCAATGCATTGTACATCCGAAAATGTTGATTTCGCAAAAGATGGTAATTGCTTAA
- the sigG gene encoding RNA polymerase sporulation sigma factor SigG, which translates to MTRNKVEICGVDTAKLPVLKNEEMRKLFREMQSGEISAREKLVNGNLRLVLSVIQRFNNRGEYVDDLFQVGCIGLMKSIDNFDLGQNVKFSTYAVPMIIGEIRRYLRDNNPIRVSRSLRDIAYKALQVREKLIAENSKEPTAMDIAKVLEVTHEEIVFALDAIQDPVSLFEPIYNDGGDPIFVMDQLSDEKQKDEQWVEELALKEGMKRLNDREKMIIRKRFFQGKTQMEVAEEIGISQAQVSRLEKSAIKQMNKTIQG; encoded by the coding sequence TTGACGAGAAACAAAGTAGAAATTTGCGGTGTTGATACAGCTAAACTTCCAGTACTAAAAAATGAAGAGATGCGTAAATTATTTCGTGAAATGCAAAGTGGAGAGATAAGCGCCAGAGAGAAATTAGTGAATGGAAACTTACGTCTTGTACTGAGCGTCATCCAAAGATTTAATAACAGAGGAGAATATGTTGATGATTTATTTCAAGTTGGTTGCATTGGACTTATGAAATCCATTGATAACTTTGATTTAGGCCAAAATGTAAAATTTTCAACGTATGCTGTGCCGATGATTATTGGGGAAATACGCAGATATTTGCGTGATAACAATCCAATTCGCGTATCTCGCTCATTACGAGATATTGCGTATAAAGCGTTGCAAGTAAGAGAAAAATTGATTGCTGAAAATTCCAAAGAACCAACAGCAATGGATATTGCCAAAGTTCTTGAAGTGACACATGAAGAAATTGTCTTTGCGTTAGATGCTATTCAAGATCCAGTTTCATTATTTGAACCGATTTATAATGATGGAGGAGATCCTATCTTTGTTATGGATCAGTTAAGTGATGAAAAACAAAAGGACGAGCAGTGGGTTGAAGAACTAGCGTTGAAAGAAGGGATGAAGCGTTTGAATGATCGTGAGAAAATGATTATTCGAAAACGGTTCTTCCAAGGAAAGACACAGATGGAAGTTGCCGAAGAAATCGGGATTTCTCAAGCACAAGTATCACGTTTGGAGAAGTCTGCTATTAAGCAAATGAATAAGACGATTCAAGGATAA
- the ftsZ gene encoding cell division protein FtsZ, translating to MLEFDTTQDQLANIKVIGVGGGGNNAVNRMIEHGVQGVDFIAVNTDAQALNLSKAETKMQIGGKLTRGLGAGANPEVGKKAAEESKEQIQEALRGADMVFVTAGMGGGTGTGAAPVVAQVAKELGALTVGVVTRPFTFEGRKRATQAASGIASFKENVDTLIVIPNDRLLEIVDKNTPMLEAFREADNVLRQGVQGISDLIATPGLINLDFADVKTIMSNRGSALMGIGSGNGENRAAEAAKKAISSPLLETSIDGAQGVIMNITGGANLSLYEVQEAADIVASASDPEVNMIFGSVINEGLKDDIVVTVIATGFDDSASTQPPKPIIRPTANHTQQQQQQVAQPSKQREVKREMKREEPVVHDRHTDSDDIDIPAFLRNRRRR from the coding sequence ATGTTAGAGTTTGATACTACTCAAGATCAATTAGCGAATATAAAAGTTATCGGTGTCGGCGGTGGCGGAAACAATGCTGTAAACCGTATGATTGAACACGGTGTACAAGGTGTAGACTTTATCGCTGTGAATACTGATGCACAAGCATTAAATCTATCAAAAGCTGAAACGAAAATGCAAATTGGTGGAAAATTAACGCGTGGACTTGGTGCAGGCGCAAACCCTGAAGTAGGGAAAAAAGCTGCAGAAGAAAGTAAAGAACAGATTCAAGAAGCGCTTCGTGGCGCGGATATGGTCTTCGTAACTGCTGGTATGGGCGGCGGAACTGGAACTGGTGCAGCTCCAGTTGTTGCTCAAGTTGCAAAAGAACTAGGTGCGTTAACAGTTGGTGTTGTAACACGCCCATTTACATTTGAAGGACGTAAACGTGCAACTCAAGCTGCATCCGGTATTGCGTCATTTAAAGAAAATGTAGATACACTTATTGTAATTCCAAATGATCGCTTATTAGAGATTGTTGATAAAAATACGCCAATGTTAGAAGCGTTCCGTGAAGCAGATAACGTATTACGTCAAGGTGTTCAAGGTATTTCTGATTTAATTGCTACACCAGGTCTAATCAACTTAGACTTTGCAGACGTAAAAACAATTATGTCTAATAGAGGTTCTGCTTTAATGGGTATCGGTTCTGGTAATGGTGAAAATCGTGCAGCTGAAGCTGCGAAAAAAGCGATTTCTAGTCCATTACTAGAAACATCTATTGATGGAGCTCAAGGTGTTATTATGAACATTACGGGCGGCGCAAACTTAAGTTTATATGAAGTACAAGAAGCAGCAGACATTGTAGCTTCAGCTTCGGATCCAGAAGTAAATATGATCTTCGGTTCTGTTATTAATGAAGGATTAAAAGATGATATCGTTGTCACTGTAATTGCAACTGGTTTTGATGATAGTGCTTCGACGCAGCCACCAAAACCAATTATCCGTCCGACTGCGAATCACACGCAACAGCAACAACAACAAGTAGCTCAACCTTCAAAACAACGTGAAGTTAAGCGTGAAATGAAACGTGAAGAGCCGGTTGTGCATGATCGTCATACAGATTCAGATGACATCGATATTCCAGCATTCTTACGTAACCGTCGTAGACGATAA
- the murG gene encoding undecaprenyldiphospho-muramoylpentapeptide beta-N-acetylglucosaminyltransferase, which yields MRVLVSGGGTGGHIYPALALIREIKKLNPEARFLYIGTENGLESTIVPKAGIPFQSIVISGFKRKISLDNVKTVMRFLKGVQDSKRYIRRFNPDIVIGTGGYVCGPVVYAAAKLGIPTIVHEQNSVPGVTNKFLSRYVDKVAVCFEAAAEHFPQSKVVMTGNPRASEVMDQNGMKGKRSVGLSLSKKSVLIFGGSRGARPINDAFVEAIEQFGNKSYEVLYVTGEVHYDKVMEAVKQKGNPNNVIIKPFIHNMPEVLTGVDLVVSRAGATTLAELTALGKPSVLIPSPYVTNNHQEKNARSVVDKGAAKMLLEKDLTSETLIRDIDEILLDTQTLQNMKLATKQLGIPDAANKLYEVMNKLIKK from the coding sequence GTGCGAGTATTAGTAAGTGGTGGGGGTACTGGAGGACATATTTATCCAGCTCTTGCTTTAATTAGAGAAATAAAAAAACTAAATCCGGAAGCAAGATTTTTATACATTGGTACAGAGAATGGATTAGAGAGTACCATCGTACCGAAAGCGGGTATTCCGTTCCAATCTATTGTTATAAGTGGATTTAAACGAAAAATATCTCTTGATAATGTAAAAACAGTGATGCGTTTCCTAAAAGGTGTTCAAGATAGTAAACGATATATTCGTCGTTTTAACCCTGATATTGTGATTGGTACGGGTGGATACGTATGTGGGCCAGTTGTATATGCTGCGGCTAAATTAGGTATTCCGACTATTGTACATGAACAAAATAGTGTACCTGGTGTAACGAATAAATTTTTAAGTCGTTATGTCGATAAAGTTGCAGTTTGCTTTGAAGCAGCTGCAGAACATTTCCCACAGTCAAAAGTGGTTATGACAGGTAATCCACGTGCATCAGAAGTAATGGACCAAAATGGAATGAAAGGAAAACGTTCGGTAGGACTATCCCTTTCTAAAAAATCCGTGCTTATTTTTGGTGGGAGTCGCGGTGCTAGACCGATTAACGATGCTTTTGTAGAAGCGATTGAACAATTTGGGAATAAAAGTTACGAAGTATTATATGTAACAGGCGAAGTACATTATGATAAAGTTATGGAAGCCGTGAAACAAAAAGGGAATCCGAATAATGTTATTATTAAACCTTTTATTCATAATATGCCAGAGGTACTGACTGGTGTAGATCTTGTTGTTTCAAGAGCAGGGGCTACAACGCTTGCAGAATTAACAGCGTTAGGAAAGCCAAGTGTATTAATTCCAAGTCCGTATGTAACAAATAACCATCAAGAAAAAAATGCACGATCAGTTGTTGATAAAGGAGCAGCTAAAATGCTACTTGAAAAAGATTTAACATCTGAAACGCTTATTCGTGACATTGATGAGATTTTATTGGATACACAAACATTACAAAATATGAAACTGGCTACTAAGCAACTTGGTATTCCAGATGCAGCAAATAAGCTATATGAAGTAATGAACAAGCTTATTAAAAAATAA
- the divIB gene encoding cell division protein DivIB, which produces MKNSKVIKLQDRVPKLKNQKKKNKKPVNHRLILYISILFLLVLFLIYFRSPLSNIKKISVFGNHYMTDEQVMKESGVTYDTSYFRVTAHKAEENLTKRKEIKAVNVKKRFPNKIDVHIEEYLTIGYINKDGKLQPLLENGKTLDVLPNGKLPVAAPIFEPFKEEKMKELIAELEKLTPTILRSISEIRYTPTNANEDHLTLYMNEGYEVSTTIQNFAKRMEAYPLILKTIEPGKKVLIDLEVGAYTKELGAEEKKE; this is translated from the coding sequence ATGAAAAATAGTAAAGTGATTAAACTACAAGATCGTGTACCAAAATTAAAGAATCAAAAGAAAAAGAATAAGAAACCTGTTAATCATCGGTTAATTTTATACATATCGATTTTATTTTTATTAGTACTCTTTTTAATTTATTTTCGGTCTCCGCTTAGTAATATAAAAAAGATAAGTGTGTTTGGAAATCATTATATGACAGATGAACAAGTTATGAAGGAATCAGGTGTGACATATGATACGAGTTATTTCCGAGTAACAGCACATAAAGCAGAAGAAAACTTAACGAAACGAAAAGAAATTAAAGCGGTAAATGTAAAAAAACGTTTCCCAAACAAAATTGATGTTCATATCGAAGAATATTTAACAATTGGGTATATAAACAAAGATGGGAAATTACAACCGTTATTAGAAAATGGGAAAACACTCGATGTACTTCCGAACGGAAAACTTCCAGTTGCAGCACCAATTTTTGAACCGTTTAAAGAGGAAAAAATGAAGGAATTAATTGCAGAACTAGAAAAATTAACGCCGACTATTTTAAGGTCTATTTCTGAAATTCGTTATACACCAACGAACGCAAATGAAGATCATCTTACTTTATATATGAATGAAGGATATGAAGTGAGCACCACTATTCAAAATTTCGCAAAGCGAATGGAAGCTTATCCCCTTATTTTAAAAACAATTGAACCTGGTAAGAAGGTTTTAATTGACTTAGAAGTGGGTGCATATACGAAGGAACTAGGTGCTGAAGAAAAGAAAGAATAG
- the ftsA gene encoding cell division protein FtsA: MNSNEIYVSLDIGTSNVKVIIGEMVNDSLNIIGVGNVKSNGLKKGSIVDIDETVRSIKKAIEQAERMVGIHIEQVVVGVNANQVQLLPCHGVVAVSNEDREIGNEDVLRVLDAAQVVSIAPEREFIDVVPRQFIVDGLDEINDPRGMIGVRLEMEGTLITGSRTLLHNLLRCVEKSGLEIVDICLQPLAAATVALSSDERHRGVALVDMGGGSTTLSIFKDGELQATSVLPLGGDHITKDIAIGLKTSTENADQIKLKYGHAFYDTASEEEMFTVPIMGSDQTEQYSQLELSDIIEARVEEILMFVQDEVRKLGVKQVASGYVLTGGIASMPGVLDLAYDILHENVRIATPDYIGVREPQYTSGVGLIKHSYQKAKLRGKNVQEKQEHFEPVPAPMPVQQQPAKQKNRNQNNTNQNDDRMMSKVKRVFRYLWD; this comes from the coding sequence ATGAACAGCAATGAAATATATGTTAGTCTTGACATCGGTACATCCAATGTTAAAGTCATCATTGGTGAAATGGTTAATGATAGCTTAAACATTATTGGTGTTGGAAACGTAAAATCAAATGGTTTGAAGAAGGGATCGATAGTTGATATAGATGAAACTGTTCGATCAATTAAAAAAGCAATTGAACAGGCTGAGCGCATGGTGGGTATCCACATTGAGCAAGTTGTAGTCGGTGTCAATGCAAACCAGGTACAGTTGCTTCCGTGTCACGGAGTAGTCGCTGTTTCAAATGAAGATCGTGAAATCGGGAATGAAGATGTCTTACGCGTTCTAGATGCAGCGCAAGTTGTGTCAATTGCTCCTGAACGTGAATTTATTGATGTGGTACCTCGACAGTTCATTGTAGACGGTCTTGACGAGATTAACGATCCACGCGGGATGATCGGTGTAAGATTAGAAATGGAAGGTACACTTATTACAGGCTCGAGAACTTTACTACATAACCTACTTCGTTGTGTAGAAAAATCAGGTCTTGAAATTGTTGATATTTGTCTGCAACCTTTAGCGGCAGCGACAGTTGCGTTATCTTCGGATGAAAGACATAGAGGGGTAGCCCTTGTTGATATGGGTGGAGGATCTACAACCTTATCTATTTTTAAAGATGGAGAGTTGCAAGCAACGAGCGTATTGCCATTAGGTGGAGATCATATAACGAAGGATATAGCGATTGGGCTGAAAACTTCAACAGAAAATGCAGATCAAATTAAGCTGAAATATGGACATGCTTTTTATGATACAGCATCTGAAGAAGAGATGTTTACGGTTCCTATTATGGGAAGCGATCAAACAGAACAATATTCTCAGTTGGAATTATCGGATATAATAGAGGCTCGTGTAGAGGAAATTTTAATGTTTGTTCAAGATGAAGTGCGTAAGTTAGGAGTAAAGCAAGTAGCTTCTGGATATGTACTAACTGGTGGGATAGCTTCTATGCCAGGTGTTCTTGATCTTGCATACGATATTTTACATGAAAATGTTCGTATAGCAACGCCTGATTATATTGGTGTTCGTGAGCCCCAATATACAAGTGGAGTTGGATTAATTAAACATTCTTATCAAAAAGCTAAATTACGTGGGAAAAATGTGCAGGAAAAGCAAGAACATTTTGAACCAGTACCAGCACCAATGCCGGTACAACAGCAACCTGCGAAACAGAAAAATCGTAATCAAAACAATACTAATCAAAATGATGACCGCATGATGTCAAAAGTAAAACGTGTATTCCGTTATTTATGGGATTAA